The DNA window CGTGCATTTGGATCCTCGGTTAAAATGGCATCCAAAATAGCATCTGAGATTTGATCACAAATTTTATCTGGATGTCCTTCTGTTACTGATTCTGATGTAAATAATCGACGGTTTTTCAAAAAATGTTCCTCCTTATATCCTGCGAGATTGCTCTCGAAATTGATACGGTACTCGTTTCCCATGTCAAGTCCGTTCCAGACAATCTGGATTGAACTTCAAGCCGTTTGTGGCCTTTCACACGAGGATTAAGGGCATTTCACAAAAAAATCCCTTCACTCATTCGTCATGAGGAAAGGAAGAATCATCATTAGCACCTTTCACTCTTATCATCCAAGGTCTGTGCACCTTGTGTCAGGTTGGGCACCATCACTGCAAAAGCAGCAGGTTGCCGGGTTTCATAGGGCCTGCCCCCTCCACCAGCTCGGAATAAGAGTATCCGTTCAATTTTTCATCATACGGAATTAGCAAAGCGATGTCAACAATTTTCGAAAATAAAATTACATTCTTCAAATAAAAACAATGATTTTTTGATTATGCTATTCTACCAAACTTTAGATTCCCGCAAGTAAAAAACCAAACTATTCAGTAATATCTCTGTTCACACAAAGCCATTGTACACTGTAGAAAACCGCTTTAAAAGGCATCAGTACTATTTGGAAATTATAGAAATAATTCTACGTATTGTCGGAGCTATCCTCTAATATTTTTTAATTTCCCCAGTGGATTAGTGTAGACTAATAAAGCTAATGTGTTATACTAATGAACGAATATACATCCTCCCCATTATGGGAATAACAGAAAAGGAAGGTACATATATATGACTTCAGTGAACTTTGCAAACGATTTAAAAGATCTTTTGACTGGCCAAAATGTGCATGTTCAATTATCAGTGCCACAATTAGTGGAAGCGGCAACATCCCGCAAAGAAGCAGTATTAACTCGGGAAGGTGCTGTAACAGCGGAAACAGGAAAATATACTGGCCGCTCACCGAAAGACAAATACATGGTGGAAGAAGAAAGTTCTAAAAACAAAGTCGACTGGGGCAATGTGAACCGTCCGATTTCAAGCGAAGTATTTGAAAAGCTTTACGCTAAAGTGATTAAGCACCTTAAAGACAAAGATGCGCTTTATGTATTCAAAGGATTTGCCGGAGCCGACCATGAATCACGTGTGCCCATCCAAACAATCAATGAATACGCATGGCATAATCTATTTGCTCACCAATTGTTCATCCGGCCTACAGCTGAAGAATTGCAAACACACGAAGCTGAATTCACAGTTGTGTACGCTCCGACTTTTCAAGCAGACCCTGCAGTTGATGGTACAGCTTCTGAAACATTTATCATTGTATCGATGGAGCAAGGCATTATTTTGATCGGCGGCACTGAGTACGCTGGCGAAATGAAAAAATCAATTTTCTCTATCATGAACTACTTACTTCCTGAAAAAGGAATTTTACCTATGCATTGTTCAGCAAACGTTGGTCCAGAAGGCGACGTAACTTTATTTTTCGGTTTATCCGGAACAGGTAAAACAACTTTATCAGCTGACGGTGATCGCAAACTAATCGGTGATGATGAGCACGGCTGGTCAGATAACGGCGTATTTAACATTGAAGGCGGTTGCTACGCTAAAACGATTAATTTGTCTCGTGAAAATGAACCACAAATTTACGACGCAATCCGTTTTGGTTCAGTACTTGAAAACGTAGTAGTGGACCCTGAAACACGCATTCCAAATTATAATGACGGTTCATTAACTGAAAACACACGTGCAGCATACCCAATGCAAGCAATCGACAATATTGTAGACCCTTCTGTTGCAGGACATCCGAAAACAATTGTCTTTTTGACTGCTGACGCATTTGGCGTATTGCCTCCAATCAGTAAATTAACAAAAGAACAGGCAATGTACCACTTTTTAAGCGGCTATACATCGAAACTTGCTGGAACAGAGCGCGGAATCACTTCACCTGAAGCAACATTCTCTACATGCTTCGGTTCACCTTTCTTGCCGTTGCACGCAACAGTTTACGCTGAAATGCTTGGTAAGAAAATCGACGAGCACGGCGCTCAAGTTTTCCTCGTTAACACTGGATGGACTGGTGGCGTATACGGAGTCGGTAGCCGTATGAAACTTTCTTACACACGCACAATGGTTCGCGCTGCGATCAAAGGCGAATTAAACACAGTGCCAACTGAAAAAGAAGCAGTCTTCGGTTTTGAAATTCCAACTGAAGTACCTGGAGTTCCAAGTGAAGTATTAAAC is part of the Planococcus kocurii genome and encodes:
- the pckA gene encoding phosphoenolpyruvate carboxykinase (ATP), whose translation is MTSVNFANDLKDLLTGQNVHVQLSVPQLVEAATSRKEAVLTREGAVTAETGKYTGRSPKDKYMVEEESSKNKVDWGNVNRPISSEVFEKLYAKVIKHLKDKDALYVFKGFAGADHESRVPIQTINEYAWHNLFAHQLFIRPTAEELQTHEAEFTVVYAPTFQADPAVDGTASETFIIVSMEQGIILIGGTEYAGEMKKSIFSIMNYLLPEKGILPMHCSANVGPEGDVTLFFGLSGTGKTTLSADGDRKLIGDDEHGWSDNGVFNIEGGCYAKTINLSRENEPQIYDAIRFGSVLENVVVDPETRIPNYNDGSLTENTRAAYPMQAIDNIVDPSVAGHPKTIVFLTADAFGVLPPISKLTKEQAMYHFLSGYTSKLAGTERGITSPEATFSTCFGSPFLPLHATVYAEMLGKKIDEHGAQVFLVNTGWTGGVYGVGSRMKLSYTRTMVRAAIKGELNTVPTEKEAVFGFEIPTEVPGVPSEVLNPRHAWSDKAAYDQKANELAQEFQENFKKFGTVAPEISVLGGPTQK